CGCGGCGACGTGCAGACCGTGCCCGCGCTGCTCCTCGGTGGCCGTGGCGGGCGCGCGCAGCAGTTCGTTGGCCGCGCCCAGCGTGCCGGCGTCCATCGCCGGCCCGAGATCGCGCACCGTGATCAGCACCTCGCCGCGCATCGGCGTGCAGACCACCCGCACCGGCTGCCCGGGCGCGGCCGCGAGCGCGTTGTCGATCAGTTCGGCCAGCAGGTGCGTCACGTCGATCAGCGCGCGGCCGAGCAGCACGGGCCCGCTGACCGGCGCCACGTCCACCCGGTGGTAGTCGGTCGCCTCGGCCGCGGCCGCGCGCAGCACGTCCAGCATCGGCACCGGTTTGCGCCAGCGCCGGGCCGGCGTGCTGCCGGAGAGTGTCAGGTGTTTCTCCACGTTGCGGCGCATGCGGGCGGCGAGGTGGTCGATGGTGAAGAGCCGGGCCAGCTCGTCCGGGTCGGTCTGCCGGCTCTCCACCTCGTCCAGCATGGTCAGTTGCCGGTGCAGCAGTGTCTGGTTGTCCCGGCCGACGCGCAACGCGAGCTGCTGGGCGTCCCGGCTGATCGTCTCCGCGGTGACCGCGTCGACCGCGTGGCAGGCGAGCGCATGCAGTGCGTCGCCGAGCGGCGCGAACGGCCCGCCGTGCGGTGCGGGCAGCGCGGTCGCCGGGTCGACGGGCTCGCCGGCGCGGACCCGGCGGGTCAGGTCGGGGACCCGTACCGCGGCGAGGTCCTCCGCGTAGGCGGCGGCCGCGCGGACCTGGCGGGCGAGCCACACCACGAGGGCGCTGGCCGAGAGCACGAGCACGCCGACGACCGCGGCGAAGACGATCTGGAGCGAGAACGGCGGCTCACCGGCGCCGGCGCGGGCGACCGCGTTGCCGGCCGCGTAGGCGATCAGGCCGGCACCGGCCGGGATGAGGATGATCAGGGCGAGCGCGGGGGCGAGGCTGGGCTTGGTCATTCCGGCGCCTTTCGAAAGGCCACGGGGGTGGTGGTGGCGCGCAGGCGGGCGAGCAGCTCCGCGCGGTTGGGCGCGCCGAGCCGGGCGCGCATGCGGGCCACGTGGTGCTCGACGGTCTTCGGGGTGATGAAGAGCCGGTCGCCGATCTCCTTGTAGGTGAGCCCGGCCAGCAGCAGCTCCGCCACCTCCTGCTCGCGGGCGGAGAGCTGTCCGGTCGGCGTCGGCTCGGACGCGTTCTCGGTGCGCGGGCCGGGCTGGCGGCCCTGCAGCAGGCGGGCGGTGTCGAGCAGCGTGACCATCGCGCGCCGGTCCGCGGTGCGGGCGGCGGCCTGGCCGGCGAGCCGGGCCGCGTCCCAGGCCAGGCCGGTGCGGGCCAGGTCGCGGGCGTGCGCGACGACCTGGTCCGGGTCGATGTCGCCGGTGAGCAGGCGGCACCAGCTGGTGGCCGCGGCCGCGAGCACGGCGGTGTGCGCGGTGGCGTCCGCGTCCGCCGCGAGCGCGTCCGCGTGCACGGCCGCGGTGCCGGCGTCCTCGCCGACCACGGCGGCCTGCAGCAGGTACCAGTGCAGCGTGGCGTGCCACAGCGGCGGCCGGCCGAGACGATCGAGCAGATCGAGGGCCTGCCGCACCGGTACGTCGAGCGCCGCGCGCTCGCCGAGCCGTGCCCCCGCGACCGCGAGCTCGCCGAGTGGCAGCAGCGTGAGCAGGTCGACCGGGTGACGCAGCACGGTCTCCCGGGC
This genomic window from Catenuloplanes niger contains:
- a CDS encoding sensor histidine kinase codes for the protein MTKPSLAPALALIILIPAGAGLIAYAAGNAVARAGAGEPPFSLQIVFAAVVGVLVLSASALVVWLARQVRAAAAYAEDLAAVRVPDLTRRVRAGEPVDPATALPAPHGGPFAPLGDALHALACHAVDAVTAETISRDAQQLALRVGRDNQTLLHRQLTMLDEVESRQTDPDELARLFTIDHLAARMRRNVEKHLTLSGSTPARRWRKPVPMLDVLRAAAAEATDYHRVDVAPVSGPVLLGRALIDVTHLLAELIDNALAAAPGQPVRVVCTPMRGEVLITVRDLGPAMDAGTLGAANELLRAPATATEEQRGHGLHVAARLAQRRGITVTLQTGPQGSTATVLIPADLLAAAPAAAAPARGGPAGGPAGGTVAVPGVRPGARRGADVAL